One window from the genome of Sphingomonas lacunae encodes:
- the lptG gene encoding LPS export ABC transporter permease LptG: MKLTGFFPSRTLGWYVARLFLVRSFVILAMLVVVLQTLDLLGESGKILAIPGNTDADVWRYAGLRLPQIIARFLPFSVLLGTLVTLVTLNQNSEIISMKAGGMSAHQILAPLIVASLFVAGISFIFNERVVTRSNAVLSAWQKVEYARVPPDRGTRANVWVRLDGDLIHAGMVSGRGAATVLRDVEIFRRQDNGLVGIIRAPRATWVSDGSTGSWRLEQARQFDVANGQLREAGTVMAAQGVTPDRFTLANVKGDDLDFASLRGAIAELQEAGKPTGPLEAALWHKISGPLSAVLMPLLGAVAGFGLARSGQLFVRAVIGMALGFLFFVADNFGLAMGNLGAYPPLLAAWGPFLLFLMIGEMVLVRSEE; this comes from the coding sequence ATGAAACTGACCGGATTTTTTCCTTCGCGAACACTCGGTTGGTATGTCGCACGTCTGTTTTTGGTGCGCAGCTTCGTCATCCTTGCCATGCTGGTCGTTGTGCTACAGACGCTCGATCTGTTGGGTGAAAGCGGCAAGATATTGGCAATTCCCGGCAATACCGACGCCGATGTCTGGCGCTATGCCGGATTGCGCCTGCCCCAGATCATTGCCCGTTTTCTGCCCTTTTCGGTGCTGCTTGGCACACTCGTGACTCTCGTCACACTTAACCAGAACAGCGAGATCATCTCGATGAAGGCTGGTGGCATGTCGGCGCACCAGATTCTCGCTCCCCTGATCGTCGCCAGCCTGTTTGTCGCGGGGATCAGTTTCATCTTCAACGAGCGGGTCGTCACCCGCTCAAATGCGGTGCTCAGCGCCTGGCAAAAGGTCGAATATGCCCGTGTCCCGCCTGATCGTGGGACGCGGGCCAACGTCTGGGTCCGGCTCGACGGCGATTTGATTCACGCCGGGATGGTGAGCGGTCGCGGAGCAGCGACAGTTCTGCGTGATGTCGAGATTTTCCGCCGACAGGACAATGGCCTGGTTGGCATCATCCGGGCACCCCGCGCCACCTGGGTGAGCGATGGAAGCACCGGAAGCTGGCGGCTGGAGCAAGCCCGGCAATTTGATGTCGCCAACGGTCAGCTACGCGAAGCCGGCACTGTCATGGCCGCGCAGGGGGTGACACCGGACCGCTTCACCCTCGCCAATGTCAAAGGCGACGATCTCGACTTCGCGTCACTGCGCGGTGCCATTGCCGAACTGCAAGAGGCTGGCAAACCCACCGGCCCTCTGGAAGCGGCCTTGTGGCACAAGATCAGCGGGCCGCTCTCTGCCGTGCTGATGCCCCTGCTCGGCGCGGTCGCCGGCTTTGGCCTGGCCCGTTCCGGTCAGTTGTTCGTTCGTGCCGTCATCGGCATGGCGCTCGGCTTCCTGTTTTTCGTTGCTGACAATTTCGGCCTCGCCATGGGCAATCTCGGCGCCTACCCGCCACTGCTCGCGGCATGGGGCCCGTTCCTGCTCTTCCTGATGATCGGCGAAATGGTGTTGGTCAGGAGCGAGGAATAG
- a CDS encoding fatty acid desaturase family protein: MNQSPAFARSIAPSAEVPAQASVPGAASAARGEDMAMIRAAAELTRDLNTPRASIYWPDMLGSATVGYGAMAVAVMTSSVPLMIAAAIISVLALYRAGLFIHEITHMRLSAVPGFWTAWHIVVGVPLLMPSFMYEGIHNIHHMRKRYGTIEDPEYLPLALMKPWTLPLFTLVAVLGPLALLLRYGLLGPLSLFIPPLRRLLVERYSGLVINPAWRRKMPEGEARRKWLITEVAASVWAITLIAMVATGTLPLRDFAIMLAIVSGSVVLNQIRTLVAHLWENGGEEMSVTQQYLDSVNVPEPGILPALWAPVGLRYHALHHLLPGLPYHSLGEAHRRLSKALGAESSYHKASYAGLPGLLAQLFASTLKQGR, translated from the coding sequence ATGAACCAGTCGCCTGCCTTTGCCCGTTCCATTGCCCCGTCCGCCGAGGTGCCTGCACAGGCGTCTGTTCCGGGAGCAGCCTCTGCCGCCCGCGGCGAGGATATGGCGATGATCCGCGCCGCCGCCGAGCTGACGCGAGATCTCAATACGCCCAGAGCCTCCATCTATTGGCCAGACATGCTTGGATCTGCGACAGTCGGCTATGGCGCGATGGCTGTAGCGGTAATGACATCGTCGGTTCCGCTGATGATTGCCGCTGCGATCATTTCGGTTCTCGCCCTCTACCGGGCGGGCCTGTTCATCCACGAAATCACGCATATGCGGCTGTCAGCCGTGCCGGGTTTCTGGACTGCTTGGCATATTGTCGTCGGCGTGCCGCTGTTGATGCCATCGTTCATGTATGAAGGCATCCACAACATCCACCACATGCGCAAACGCTATGGCACCATCGAGGACCCCGAATATCTGCCGCTGGCCCTGATGAAGCCATGGACGTTGCCGCTGTTCACGCTGGTGGCGGTGCTCGGTCCCTTGGCTTTGCTGTTGCGCTACGGTTTGTTGGGACCGCTATCCCTGTTTATCCCGCCGTTGCGTCGTCTTTTGGTCGAGCGTTATTCAGGGCTGGTCATCAATCCTGCCTGGCGCCGCAAGATGCCCGAAGGCGAAGCACGGCGGAAGTGGCTGATCACCGAAGTGGCGGCCAGCGTGTGGGCGATAACGCTCATCGCGATGGTGGCAACGGGCACGCTGCCGCTGCGCGATTTTGCCATCATGCTGGCGATTGTTTCCGGATCGGTGGTGCTTAACCAGATCAGGACGCTTGTTGCCCATTTGTGGGAAAATGGTGGCGAAGAGATGAGTGTGACGCAGCAGTATCTCGACAGCGTCAATGTGCCGGAGCCGGGGATTTTGCCGGCGCTGTGGGCGCCGGTTGGCCTGCGTTATCATGCCTTGCACCATCTGTTGCCGGGGCTGCCCTATCATTCGCTGGGTGAAGCGCACCGGCGGTTGAGCAAGGCGCTTGGAGCCGAGAGCAGCTATCACAAGGCAAGCTACGCCGGACTGCCGGGCCTGTTGGCTCAGCTGTTCGCCAGCACGCTCAAACAGGGTCGTTGA
- a CDS encoding N-acetyltransferase: MAASEIQIVKVSSKTDRREFVELTYRLNRGNPNWVPPLKMEVYGLLDSKKNPWFGHGQAQLFLARRDERTVGRICAHIDFLAHEQPVEQGFGPGTGFWGLFEAEDDTVAAALLDTAEQWLRAEGMNKMIGPVSLSMWDEPGLLVGGFDNPPTIMMGYNIDAYQDWVEAHGHAGVQDLYTYGISIDDGLPELANRIVAMGEKAGKITIRKADKSRFDEEAKLLLGILNNAWSDNWGFVPLTDAEIAYAGKKLKDVVYEDLVRFAMIDGETVAFMMTLPDLNEKLRDFDGSLFPFNWARLLWWMRAPKVRTMRVPLMGVVKHLQGSRTASQLALMLVEYIRRDAVGNFGATHGDFGWVLASNRGMTSVGEAVGGTIDKTYRIYQKMI, encoded by the coding sequence ATGGCAGCGTCGGAAATCCAGATCGTCAAGGTCTCCAGCAAGACCGATCGCCGCGAATTTGTTGAGCTGACTTATCGCCTGAACCGAGGCAATCCCAACTGGGTTCCGCCATTGAAGATGGAGGTTTACGGCCTCCTCGACTCAAAGAAAAACCCCTGGTTCGGCCATGGCCAGGCACAGCTTTTCCTCGCCCGGAGGGACGAACGCACAGTCGGCCGGATTTGCGCCCACATTGATTTCCTGGCCCATGAACAACCTGTTGAACAGGGGTTCGGTCCAGGCACCGGCTTCTGGGGCCTGTTCGAGGCAGAGGATGACACGGTCGCCGCTGCCCTTCTCGATACCGCCGAACAGTGGCTCCGTGCCGAAGGCATGAACAAGATGATCGGACCGGTCAGCCTGTCGATGTGGGATGAACCCGGGCTGCTGGTTGGCGGATTCGACAATCCGCCGACGATCATGATGGGCTATAATATCGATGCCTATCAGGACTGGGTCGAAGCGCACGGCCATGCAGGCGTACAGGACCTGTACACCTATGGCATCAGCATCGACGACGGCCTGCCCGAACTTGCCAATCGCATTGTCGCCATGGGCGAAAAGGCCGGCAAGATCACCATCCGCAAGGCTGACAAGAGCCGCTTTGATGAGGAAGCCAAGCTGCTGCTCGGAATTCTCAACAATGCGTGGAGCGACAATTGGGGGTTCGTGCCGCTGACCGACGCTGAAATTGCCTATGCGGGCAAAAAGCTGAAGGATGTCGTCTATGAGGATCTTGTCCGCTTCGCGATGATCGATGGGGAAACGGTGGCCTTCATGATGACCCTGCCCGACCTCAACGAAAAGCTGCGCGATTTTGACGGCTCACTGTTTCCGTTCAACTGGGCCCGGCTGTTGTGGTGGATGCGAGCGCCCAAGGTCAGGACGATGCGCGTGCCGCTGATGGGCGTTGTCAAACATCTGCAGGGCAGCCGCACCGCCAGCCAGCTCGCTCTGATGCTTGTCGAATATATCCGCCGCGACGCGGTCGGCAATTTCGGCGCCACCCATGGCGATTTCGGCTGGGTCCTCGCCAGCAACCGCGGCATGACCAGCGTCGGCGAAGCGGTTGGCGGGACGATCGACAAGACCTATCGCATCTACCAGAAGATGATCTGA
- a CDS encoding calcium:proton antiporter, with amino-acid sequence MGKLTRHWANIFPVAGSLLAILLFVWTPPTLLAALVLAGAVAAAVHHAELIAHRVGEPFGTLILAVAVTVIEVGLILSLMLSAPDGGASALARDTVFAAVMIILNGLLGLCLLFGGLSHREQSFQQSGVSATLAALSALTVLALVLPNYTTSEPGPVYSSAQLAFVGVVSLLLYGTFVLVQTVRHRDYFLPEGDALDDADAHAPTPSGRRAAASLAMLVLALISVVVLAKGIAPEIEAAVAAARWPHAIVGVVIAAVVLAPESIAAVRAARANRLQTSLNLALGSAMATIGLTIPAVAAISIIFALPVALGLSAKSIVLLVLTLLVSSLSLATGKTTVLQGVTHLILFAVFLFLTIVP; translated from the coding sequence ATGGGCAAACTCACGCGGCACTGGGCGAACATTTTTCCTGTTGCCGGATCGCTGCTTGCCATCCTTTTGTTCGTCTGGACGCCACCAACCCTTTTGGCGGCACTGGTACTGGCCGGTGCCGTGGCGGCGGCGGTGCATCACGCCGAATTGATCGCCCACCGCGTCGGTGAGCCCTTTGGCACACTGATTCTGGCGGTGGCTGTCACGGTCATCGAAGTGGGCCTTATTCTTTCGCTGATGCTGAGTGCACCTGATGGTGGGGCGTCGGCGTTGGCTCGCGACACAGTGTTTGCTGCGGTGATGATCATTCTCAACGGGCTGCTGGGCCTTTGCCTGCTGTTTGGCGGACTGAGCCACCGCGAGCAGAGCTTCCAGCAATCGGGAGTCAGCGCCACACTGGCGGCCCTCAGCGCCCTGACCGTGCTGGCGCTGGTATTGCCAAACTATACCACCAGCGAGCCAGGACCCGTCTATTCCTCGGCCCAGCTGGCCTTTGTCGGCGTGGTCTCGCTGTTGCTCTATGGCACTTTTGTGCTTGTCCAGACGGTGCGCCACCGTGACTATTTCCTGCCGGAGGGCGACGCATTGGATGATGCCGATGCCCATGCGCCAACACCGTCGGGCCGTCGGGCCGCCGCGTCATTGGCGATGCTGGTGCTGGCTTTGATCAGCGTGGTGGTGCTGGCCAAGGGTATTGCCCCGGAAATAGAGGCCGCTGTCGCTGCGGCCCGGTGGCCCCATGCCATTGTCGGCGTGGTCATTGCTGCGGTTGTGCTGGCGCCCGAAAGCATCGCCGCCGTGCGGGCCGCACGGGCCAATCGCTTGCAGACGAGCCTCAATCTGGCGCTCGGCTCGGCCATGGCGACCATTGGCCTGACCATCCCGGCTGTGGCGGCAATTTCGATCATCTTTGCCTTGCCCGTCGCCCTTGGCCTTTCCGCCAAGTCGATCGTGCTGCTGGTGCTGACGCTGCTGGTTTCCTCGCTTTCGCTGGCCACAGGAAAGACCACCGTTCTGCAAGGTGTGACACATCTTATCCTGTTCGCGGTCTTCCTTTTCCTGACGATCGTTCCCTGA
- the xth gene encoding exodeoxyribonuclease III: MKIATYNVNGIKARLPRLIEWLTETQPDVVCLQELKSSDETLPIKDVEAAGYGGVWHGQKGFNGVAILARGAAPVEVQRGLEGDPEDVQSRYIEADVFGIRVAGIYLPNGNPQPGPKFDYKLAWMERLRKRAQALLAEEVPALIAGDFNVIPNDDDIYKPTAMADDALMQPESRAAYRRLLGDGWTDALRRRYPAGGVWTYWDYQAGAWQRDAGFRIDHLLLSPALADRLTDAGVDKDHRGREKASDHAATWIRLHDHRD; this comes from the coding sequence ATGAAAATCGCCACCTACAATGTGAATGGTATCAAGGCGCGATTGCCGCGCCTGATCGAATGGCTGACCGAAACACAGCCCGATGTCGTGTGCCTGCAGGAACTGAAAAGTTCAGACGAGACGTTGCCGATCAAGGATGTCGAGGCGGCCGGCTATGGCGGTGTCTGGCATGGGCAAAAGGGCTTCAACGGTGTCGCCATTTTGGCGCGCGGGGCCGCGCCGGTTGAGGTGCAGCGCGGGTTGGAGGGCGATCCCGAGGATGTGCAGAGCCGCTATATAGAGGCTGATGTGTTCGGCATCCGGGTGGCGGGCATTTATCTGCCCAACGGCAATCCGCAGCCGGGTCCGAAGTTCGATTACAAACTGGCGTGGATGGAGCGGCTGCGCAAGCGGGCGCAAGCGTTGCTGGCTGAAGAAGTCCCGGCGCTAATTGCTGGCGATTTCAATGTCATCCCCAATGATGACGATATATACAAGCCAACAGCGATGGCCGATGACGCGTTGATGCAGCCCGAAAGCCGGGCTGCCTATCGACGCCTGCTGGGAGATGGCTGGACAGACGCCCTGCGCCGCCGTTACCCGGCGGGTGGCGTGTGGACCTATTGGGACTATCAAGCAGGGGCTTGGCAGCGCGATGCGGGTTTCCGCATCGACCATTTGTTGCTGAGCCCCGCTCTGGCGGACCGGCTGACCGACGCCGGTGTCGACAAGGATCATCGCGGCCGGGAAAAGGCGAGTGACCATGCAGCCACCTGGATAAGGTTGCATGATCACCGCGACTAG
- a CDS encoding HesB/IscA family protein has product MTETLNREDIVLLTAAAAARVRAIGDKLGKPARLRLSVEGGGCSGFSYKFGLAETVDSDDVVTSTDGADLVIDMVSLDLLKGSQVDFVDSLGGSSFQVTNPNATAGCGCGSSFSI; this is encoded by the coding sequence ATGACCGAGACTTTGAACCGCGAAGACATTGTCCTGTTGACCGCTGCGGCCGCCGCGCGCGTCCGTGCGATTGGCGACAAGCTGGGCAAGCCGGCCCGATTGCGGCTGTCAGTTGAAGGCGGCGGCTGCTCTGGCTTTTCCTACAAGTTCGGCTTGGCCGAAACGGTTGACAGCGATGATGTCGTGACCAGCACAGATGGCGCGGACCTGGTTATCGACATGGTGAGCCTCGACCTGCTCAAGGGCAGCCAGGTGGATTTCGTCGACTCGCTCGGCGGTTCCAGCTTTCAGGTCACCAACCCCAATGCAACAGCCGGTTGTGGCTGTGGTTCGAGTTTTTCGATCTAA
- a CDS encoding M23 family metallopeptidase: MTVQTGLNFRRMVACAIAAIGLSLSAPALASNDEVPVDLDSPETIVDTVEAQAAVDAADAAAAAFARVTPGLAQRLQGQQTGDSQFRSLFTAIREMEGTASQPISIPSRRPVDSMTLTSSFGTRNDPFSGRRARHNGIDIPGPVGTPIYATADGTVGRAQRLGGYGNYVEIEHGYSLQTRYGHLSAIAVTSGQKVRRGDIIGYMGSTGRSTGSHLHYEVRIAGAPQNPLRFIEEDSVIVAAAGHGATALGGPRE; the protein is encoded by the coding sequence ATGACTGTCCAGACTGGCTTGAATTTCCGACGCATGGTCGCTTGTGCCATCGCCGCTATCGGCCTTTCCCTATCGGCTCCGGCCTTGGCATCGAACGATGAAGTGCCGGTCGATCTCGACTCGCCCGAAACCATTGTCGACACAGTTGAAGCTCAGGCCGCCGTGGACGCCGCCGATGCTGCCGCAGCGGCCTTTGCCCGCGTGACCCCGGGCCTAGCCCAGCGGTTGCAGGGTCAGCAAACTGGCGACAGCCAGTTCCGGTCGCTGTTCACCGCCATCCGTGAAATGGAAGGCACCGCGTCTCAGCCGATTTCAATTCCGTCGCGCCGTCCGGTCGATTCGATGACTCTGACGTCGTCGTTTGGCACACGCAACGATCCTTTCAGTGGTCGCCGCGCCCGCCACAACGGCATCGATATTCCCGGTCCGGTTGGTACGCCGATCTATGCCACCGCCGACGGCACTGTCGGTCGCGCCCAGCGTCTGGGCGGCTATGGCAACTATGTCGAGATCGAGCATGGTTATTCGCTTCAGACCCGCTACGGCCACCTGTCCGCGATTGCCGTGACGTCTGGCCAGAAGGTGCGCCGGGGTGACATCATCGGTTACATGGGTTCCACCGGCCGGTCGACCGGCTCGCACCTCCATTATGAAGTGCGTATTGCCGGTGCGCCGCAGAACCCGCTGCGCTTCATCGAGGAAGATAGTGTGATCGTCGCCGCTGCTGGCCATGGCGCCACGGCCTTGGGCGGTCCGCGCGAGTAA
- a CDS encoding ferritin-like domain-containing protein, with the protein MSEMEDVRSRIRAVLLIGEPQAHVMATRALVRDWRKGRVAWRFDGALPNAPERPVRPELLPPNAMPKRGKVGSLRSRIAMIHALAHIEYVAIALALDMAGRFGGEFPRQFVDDWLGVAADEAMHFALLDRRLRALGHAYGDLPAHDGLWQSAEATAGDALARLAVVPMVLEARGLDVTPATIERFASQGDAATARVLTRIYHDEIRHVAAGTRWFEYGCERAGHDSAQHWKKLINAGFRGALKPPFNDSARSAAGLTHNYYATVA; encoded by the coding sequence ATGAGCGAGATGGAAGATGTGAGGAGCCGCATTCGCGCGGTGCTGCTGATCGGCGAACCGCAGGCGCATGTCATGGCGACCCGGGCGCTGGTGCGGGACTGGCGCAAGGGGCGCGTGGCTTGGCGCTTTGATGGTGCATTGCCCAATGCGCCAGAGCGACCTGTGCGGCCCGAATTGTTGCCGCCCAATGCCATGCCAAAGCGGGGCAAGGTGGGGTCGCTGCGGTCACGCATCGCGATGATCCATGCGCTGGCGCATATCGAATATGTGGCGATTGCACTGGCACTCGACATGGCTGGCCGGTTCGGTGGGGAATTCCCGCGCCAATTCGTTGATGACTGGCTCGGCGTGGCGGCCGACGAGGCGATGCATTTCGCCCTGCTCGACCGGCGGTTGCGGGCGCTGGGCCATGCCTATGGAGACCTGCCGGCGCATGACGGATTGTGGCAATCAGCCGAGGCGACGGCGGGTGATGCCCTTGCGCGGTTGGCGGTGGTGCCGATGGTGCTCGAGGCGCGCGGGCTGGATGTGACGCCCGCGACAATCGAACGATTCGCCAGTCAGGGCGATGCGGCGACGGCGCGGGTGCTGACCCGCATCTATCATGATGAGATTCGCCATGTTGCGGCTGGCACGCGGTGGTTCGAATATGGCTGCGAACGGGCCGGTCACGATTCGGCGCAGCATTGGAAAAAACTGATAAATGCGGGCTTTCGAGGCGCGCTGAAGCCGCCATTCAACGACTCGGCGCGCTCTGCTGCCGGTTTGACGCACAACTATTATGCGACAGTTGCGTGA
- a CDS encoding sulfite exporter TauE/SafE family protein — translation MNSAIAAFLLVTAFFTALLSGVLGMAGGLVLMGALALVLPVSAAFVTHGILQFAANGWRAMLHRRHVSWPIVGNYALASAVAAGVVALIAWVPSKPWLFLLLGLVPMLVWLPKERLQLDAARPWQARASGFMVTALNLSAGVAGPLLDIFFVRTDLSRHQIVATKAATQVFAHLAKIVVYGLPLIGAAGSGALPPLWLFAIAIPLSALGTWCGGKILDRISDVNFKRVTAWVVTAIGVLYLYKAAVLFLS, via the coding sequence ATGAATAGCGCGATAGCGGCCTTTCTGCTCGTTACCGCCTTTTTCACGGCATTGCTTTCCGGCGTGCTCGGCATGGCCGGTGGGCTGGTGCTGATGGGCGCGCTGGCGCTGGTGCTGCCGGTGTCGGCGGCCTTTGTGACGCACGGCATCCTGCAATTCGCTGCCAATGGCTGGCGGGCCATGCTTCACCGGCGGCATGTCAGCTGGCCGATTGTCGGTAATTATGCGCTGGCGTCGGCGGTAGCGGCCGGGGTTGTGGCGCTGATCGCGTGGGTGCCGTCGAAGCCCTGGCTGTTCCTGTTGCTCGGGCTGGTGCCGATGCTGGTGTGGCTGCCCAAGGAGCGGCTGCAGCTTGACGCGGCGCGACCGTGGCAGGCGCGGGCGTCGGGATTCATGGTAACCGCGCTCAATCTCAGTGCAGGCGTGGCCGGGCCGTTACTCGACATATTCTTTGTCCGCACAGATCTCAGCCGCCACCAGATTGTTGCGACCAAGGCGGCGACGCAGGTGTTTGCGCATCTGGCGAAGATAGTGGTGTATGGGCTGCCATTGATCGGGGCGGCAGGGTCCGGGGCTTTGCCACCGTTGTGGCTGTTCGCGATCGCCATTCCGCTGTCGGCGCTGGGGACATGGTGCGGCGGCAAGATCCTCGACCGGATCAGCGACGTCAATTTCAAGCGGGTGACAGCCTGGGTGGTGACGGCTATCGGCGTGCTTTACCTTTACAAGGCGGCGGTCCTGTTCCTGTCATGA
- the bcp gene encoding thioredoxin-dependent thiol peroxidase, translating to MLNEGDRMPAATLMMSDGSTVNLAGLEGRALVLYFYPKADTPGCTNEAKDFSALASDFDAIGVRVIGVSKDSPKKLAKFADKYSLNLLLGSDEHGHVTEDFGAWVEKSMYGKTYMGIERCTFLFNGDGTLVRQWRKVKVKGHADEVLAAARAI from the coding sequence ATGCTGAATGAAGGCGACCGCATGCCGGCGGCGACACTGATGATGAGCGATGGCAGCACGGTCAATCTGGCCGGGCTCGAAGGCCGCGCGCTGGTCCTCTATTTCTATCCCAAGGCAGACACGCCTGGTTGCACCAATGAGGCCAAGGACTTCTCTGCGCTGGCCAGCGACTTTGACGCGATTGGCGTGCGGGTGATCGGCGTCAGCAAGGACAGCCCCAAGAAGCTCGCGAAATTTGCCGACAAGTACAGCCTCAACCTGCTGCTGGGGTCCGACGAGCACGGCCATGTGACCGAGGATTTCGGCGCCTGGGTTGAAAAGTCGATGTACGGCAAGACCTATATGGGCATCGAACGCTGCACCTTCCTGTTCAATGGCGACGGGACGCTGGTCCGGCAATGGCGCAAGGTGAAGGTCAAGGGGCACGCCGACGAGGTGCTGGCGGCGGCCAGAGCGATATGA